A genome region from Euphorbia lathyris chromosome 4, ddEupLath1.1, whole genome shotgun sequence includes the following:
- the LOC136227769 gene encoding uncharacterized protein At1g10890: MPRDLSRSLSRSPSHRRRRSPSPVGHRYSRRSRRDRSRSPYSSYSYSRRRSRSISPRRRKSRSPTPRRRRSPSPKRYKKQRSRSSSLSPRKSSTPSLGSLEKKIVSEKLRKEDEEEKKRRQQEAELKLIEEETTKRVEEAIRRKVEESLNSEDIKVEIQRRLEEGRKKLHDEVAIQLEKEKEAALIEARKKEEQARKEKEELEKMLEENRRRVEESQRKEALEQQRREEERYRELEELQRQKEEAMRRKKHQEEEERKNQIKLLGKNKSRPKLSFALGSK, translated from the exons ATGCCTAGGGATTTGTCACGGTCACTATCGCGGTCTCCTTCGCATAGGAGAAGGCGGTCCCCATCCCCAGTGGGGCACAGATATAGCAGGAGGAGCCGAAGGGATCGGAGCAGATCTCCTTATTCATCCTACTCTTATAGCAG ACGAAGAAGCCGTTCTATTTCTCCACGACGCCGTAAAAGTCGTTCTCCAACTCCAAGGCGTCGTAGAAGTCCTTCACCAAAACGTTATAAGAAGCAAAGAAGCCGGAGTTCCTCATTATCTCCTCGTAAATCTTCTACTCCAAGTCTTGGGTCATTGGagaaaaaaattgttagtgaaAAATTGAgaaaggaagatgaagaagagaagaagag GCGCCAGCAGGAAGCAGAACTGAAACTTATAGAAGAAGAGACAACGAAGCGAGTAGAAGAAGCTATACGGAGGAAAGTTGAAGAGAGTTTGAACTCTGAGGACATTAAAGTGGAAATACAAAGACGATTGGAGGAGGGTAGGAAGAAACTTCATGATGAAGTTGCTATTCaacttgagaaagagaaggaagcTGCTCTTATTGAAGCTAGGAAAAAAGAG GAGCAAGCTCGGAAGGAAAAAGAAGAGCTGGAAAAGATGCTTGAAGAGAATCGGAGGAGGGTAGAAGAGTCTCAGAGAAAGGAAGCTTTAGAACAGCAACGAAGAGAGGAGGAACGATATCGAGAACTAGAAGAACTACAAAGACAAAAAGAAGAAGCAATGAGAAGGAAGAAACATCAAGAGGAGGAAGAACGGAAGAACCAGATAAAATTACTGGGCAAGAACAAGTCACGGCCAAAGTTGTCTTTTGCGCTTGGATCGAAATGA